Proteins encoded within one genomic window of Carassius carassius chromosome 22, fCarCar2.1, whole genome shotgun sequence:
- the LOC132098318 gene encoding uncharacterized protein LOC132098318: MDQQHSYSDVQTPAADSLEFKLLMAYTRKRRPKDTHLPQDVPSSPQLPEVHGKPKKNKSKKRLLSLLKCIKPQTDDVCIQELATFVISGKGKAEKMENMVSELTEISDSVHFTSCGLEADGPEDEESDLARKLAELLRDQGDELNEKIKADKVLLQTLQSSLSYGFFMKVIEAFCGSVSPDVPPEQKDKKVNVALVCEITSQLVGIHYHPVTYVMGLGARYLQEKYSTWINRNMDVGNGEADDESEEESADE, translated from the exons AT GGATCAGCAGCACAGTTACAGTGACGTCCAGACGCCTGCGGCGGACAGTCTGGAGTTCAAACTCCTGATGGCATACACCCGCAAGAGACGACCCAAAGACACCCATCTGCCGCAGGACGTCCCATCTTCACCACAGCTGCCAGAAGTACACGGCAaaccaaagaaaaataaaagcaagAAGAGACTGTTGTCTCTCTTAAAGTGTATTAAACCACAGACGGATGATGTATGTATACAAGAGCTAGCAACATTTGTCA TTTCAGGCAAAGGGAAAGCAGAGAAGATGGAGAACATGGTCAGTGAACTGACAGAGATCTCAGATTCGGTGCATTTCACTTCCTGTGGACTAGAAGCGGACGGTCCAGAAGACGAGGAGTCTG ATCTTGCGAGAAAGCTGGCTGAGCTCCTTCGAGATCAAGGTGATGAACTGAATGAAAAG ATTAAGGCAGACAAGGTCTTACTTCAAACCCTGCAGTCCTCGCTCTCATACGGCTTCTTCATGAAAGTGATAGAAGCTTTCTGTGGAAGTGTCTCTCCAGATGTGCCTCCAGAACAGAAAGACAAGAAAGTCAATGTGGCTCTGGTCTGTGAAATCACCAGTCAACTTGTTGGCATCCATTATCATCCAGTGACCTACGTGATGGGCTTAGGTGCCCGGTATCTACAGGAAAAATACTCCACGTGGATAAACAGAAACATGGATGTAGGCAAT GGAGAAGCTGATGATGAATCCGAAGAGGAGAGTGCAGATGAGTGA